A section of the Streptomyces sp. SCL15-4 genome encodes:
- the purQ gene encoding phosphoribosylformylglycinamidine synthase subunit PurQ, which yields MTARIGVVTFPGSLDDRDTQRAIRLAGAEPVALWHKDKDLKQVDAVVLPGGFSYGDYLRAGAISRFSPVMDSVIEQAKAGLPVLGICNGFQVLTEAHLLPGGMLGNDHLHFICRDQKLRVENAETAWTGDYRAGQEIHIPLKNMDGRYVADEYTLDKLEAEGRVVFRYLDFNPNGSLRDIAGITNEAGNVVGLMPHPEHAVEPLIGTGRTDGLPFFTSILKKLVGA from the coding sequence GTGACCGCTCGTATTGGCGTCGTCACTTTCCCGGGCAGCCTGGACGACCGGGACACCCAGCGCGCGATCCGCCTCGCGGGCGCCGAGCCGGTCGCCCTGTGGCACAAGGACAAGGACCTCAAGCAGGTCGACGCCGTGGTCCTGCCCGGCGGCTTCTCCTACGGCGACTATCTGCGGGCCGGTGCCATCTCCCGGTTCTCGCCGGTGATGGACTCCGTGATCGAGCAGGCGAAGGCCGGGCTGCCGGTCCTCGGCATCTGCAACGGCTTCCAGGTCCTCACCGAGGCCCACCTCCTCCCGGGCGGGATGCTCGGCAACGACCACCTCCACTTCATCTGCCGCGACCAGAAGCTGCGGGTGGAGAACGCGGAGACGGCCTGGACCGGCGACTACCGCGCCGGTCAGGAGATCCACATCCCGCTGAAGAACATGGACGGCCGGTACGTCGCCGACGAGTACACGCTCGACAAGCTGGAGGCCGAGGGCCGCGTCGTCTTCCGGTACCTCGACTTCAATCCGAACGGCTCGCTGCGGGACATCGCCGGCATCACCAACGAGGCCGGGAACGTCGTCGGCCTCATGCCGCACCCCGAGCACGCCGTCGAGCCGCTGATCGGTACCGGCCGTACCGACGGGCTCCCGTTCTTCACCTCGATCCTCAAGAAGCTGGTGGGCGCATGA
- a CDS encoding ABC transporter permease → MSTSLTAPSVRRLRALARAELSLLGRNRGVVFTALVVPLVLPFSVRPALDHLDLEKQGISVGAALLTAGIGFSFLFAVYSSLVNAYVARREELVLKRLRTGELTDTEILTGTALPAMTVGLAQALVLCAGCAALLRAGAPKAPYLTLLGLLAGLVLSAALAALTASVTRTVESGQVTALPVVFGSMIGSGIMVPTEVMPEPLGAVCELLPLSAALRLVRGGWTGQLSAYEAFGALATALAWTVVAVVAVRRWFRWEPRR, encoded by the coding sequence ATGAGCACGTCCCTCACCGCGCCCTCCGTGCGGCGGCTGCGGGCGCTGGCCCGGGCCGAGCTGTCCCTCCTCGGCCGCAACCGCGGGGTCGTGTTCACCGCGCTCGTCGTGCCGCTGGTGCTGCCGTTCAGCGTGCGGCCGGCCCTGGACCACCTGGACCTGGAGAAGCAGGGCATCAGCGTCGGCGCGGCCCTGCTCACGGCCGGCATCGGCTTCTCGTTCCTCTTCGCCGTCTACAGCTCGCTCGTCAACGCCTACGTGGCCCGCCGCGAGGAACTGGTCCTGAAGCGGCTGCGCACCGGCGAGTTGACCGACACCGAGATCCTCACCGGCACCGCCCTGCCCGCCATGACCGTGGGCCTCGCGCAGGCGCTGGTGCTGTGCGCCGGGTGCGCGGCGCTGCTGCGCGCCGGGGCGCCGAAGGCGCCGTACCTGACCCTGCTGGGGCTGCTGGCCGGGCTGGTGCTGAGCGCCGCGCTGGCCGCGCTCACCGCGTCCGTCACCCGGACCGTGGAGAGCGGTCAGGTCACCGCGCTGCCCGTGGTCTTCGGCTCGATGATCGGCTCGGGGATCATGGTCCCCACCGAGGTGATGCCGGAGCCGCTCGGCGCCGTCTGCGAGCTGCTCCCGCTGTCCGCCGCCCTCCGGCTCGTCCGGGGCGGCTGGACCGGCCAGTTGAGCGCCTACGAGGCGTTCGGCGCGCTCGCGACCGCGCTGGCCTGGACCGTGGTGGCGGTGGTCGCCGTACGGCGGTGGTTCCGGTGGGAGCCCCGGCGCTGA
- the purF gene encoding amidophosphoribosyltransferase produces MPRGDGRLNHDLLPGEKGPQDACGVFGVWAPGEEVAKLTYFGLYALQHRGQESAGIAVSNGSQILVFKDMGLVSQVFDETSLGSLQGHIAVGHARYSTTGASVWENAQPTFRATGHGSIALGHNGNLVNTAQLAEMVAELPNDNNSRSTRVAATNDTDLLTALLAAQVDEDGKPLTIEEAAHTVLPKVRGAFSLVFMDEHTLYAARDPQGIRPLVLGRLERGWVVASESAALDICGASYVREIEPGEFVAIDENGLRSSRFAEAKPKGCVFEYVYLARPDTDIAGRNVYLSRVEMGRRLAKEAPAEADLVIATPESGTPAAIGYAEASGIPFGAGLVKNAYVGRTFIQPSQTIRQLGIRLKLNPLKEVIKGKRLVVVDDSIVRGNTQRALVRMLREAGAAEVHIRISSPPVKWPCFFGIDFATRAELIANGMSIEEIGTSLGADSLAYISIDGMIEATTIAKPNLCRACFDGEYPMELPDPELLGKQLLETELAAGPAATAAADAIRRP; encoded by the coding sequence GTGCCACGTGGTGACGGTCGACTCAATCACGATCTGCTTCCCGGCGAAAAGGGCCCCCAGGACGCTTGCGGCGTCTTCGGCGTCTGGGCTCCGGGTGAAGAGGTCGCAAAGCTCACGTACTTCGGGCTCTACGCCCTCCAGCACCGGGGTCAGGAATCCGCGGGAATCGCGGTCAGCAACGGCTCCCAGATCCTCGTCTTCAAGGACATGGGCCTGGTATCCCAGGTCTTCGACGAAACCTCGCTCGGTTCGCTCCAGGGTCACATCGCGGTCGGACACGCCCGCTACTCGACCACCGGCGCCTCCGTGTGGGAGAACGCCCAGCCGACGTTCCGTGCCACCGGGCACGGCTCGATCGCGCTCGGCCACAACGGCAACCTGGTCAACACGGCGCAGCTCGCCGAGATGGTCGCCGAACTACCCAACGACAACAACAGCCGCTCCACCCGGGTCGCGGCCACCAACGACACCGACCTGCTGACGGCCCTGCTGGCCGCCCAGGTCGACGAGGACGGCAAGCCGCTGACCATCGAGGAGGCGGCCCACACGGTCCTCCCGAAGGTGCGGGGCGCCTTCTCGCTCGTCTTCATGGACGAGCACACCCTCTACGCCGCCCGTGACCCGCAGGGCATCCGCCCGCTGGTCCTCGGCCGCCTGGAGCGCGGCTGGGTGGTCGCCTCCGAGTCCGCCGCCCTGGACATCTGCGGCGCGAGCTACGTGCGCGAGATCGAGCCGGGCGAGTTCGTCGCCATCGACGAGAACGGCCTGCGCAGCTCTCGATTCGCGGAAGCGAAGCCCAAGGGCTGTGTCTTCGAGTACGTGTACCTGGCCCGCCCGGACACCGACATCGCCGGCCGCAACGTGTACCTCTCCCGGGTGGAGATGGGCCGCCGGCTGGCCAAGGAGGCCCCGGCCGAGGCCGATCTCGTCATAGCGACCCCGGAATCCGGCACCCCGGCCGCCATCGGCTACGCGGAGGCCTCCGGCATCCCCTTCGGCGCCGGTCTGGTCAAGAACGCCTACGTCGGCCGGACCTTCATCCAGCCCTCGCAGACCATCCGCCAGCTGGGCATCCGGCTGAAGCTGAACCCGCTGAAGGAAGTCATCAAGGGCAAGCGCCTGGTCGTCGTCGACGACTCGATCGTGCGCGGCAACACCCAGCGCGCCCTGGTCCGCATGCTCCGCGAGGCGGGCGCCGCCGAGGTGCACATCCGCATCTCCTCGCCGCCCGTGAAGTGGCCCTGCTTCTTCGGCATCGACTTCGCCACCCGCGCGGAACTGATCGCCAACGGCATGAGCATCGAGGAGATCGGCACCAGCCTCGGCGCCGACTCCCTCGCCTACATCTCCATCGACGGCATGATCGAGGCGACCACGATCGCCAAGCCCAACCTGTGCCGCGCCTGCTTCGACGGCGAGTACCCGATGGAGCTGCCGGACCCCGAGCTGCTCGGCAAGCAGCTGCTGGAGACCGAGCTGGCCGCCGGTCCCGCCGCCACGGCCGCGGCCGACGCGATCCGTCGCCCGTAA
- the purS gene encoding phosphoribosylformylglycinamidine synthase subunit PurS translates to MARVVVDVMLKPEILDPQGQAVQRALPRLGFEGISDVRQGKRFELEVDGPVDEAALARIRDLAESFLANTVIEDFTVRVDEVAEAAK, encoded by the coding sequence GTGGCACGCGTCGTAGTCGACGTCATGCTCAAGCCGGAGATCCTCGACCCCCAGGGCCAGGCGGTCCAGCGTGCGCTGCCCCGCCTGGGATTCGAAGGGATCTCGGACGTACGTCAGGGAAAGCGTTTCGAACTGGAAGTCGACGGGCCGGTCGACGAGGCCGCCCTCGCCCGCATCCGTGATCTCGCGGAATCCTTCCTCGCCAACACCGTGATCGAGGACTTCACGGTCCGGGTCGACGAAGTCGCGGAGGCGGCCAAGTGA
- a CDS encoding maleylpyruvate isomerase family mycothiol-dependent enzyme, translated as MPTARKRARVYDPARTRAAVFAQLGNVREAVRGLDEERLGLPSRLGEWTVRELVAHIGMGVTAVLRAAALPAPPKQDVQVVDWTFAASANAAAIDGFTRRLAGEHPDLDAYLAEAEDGLRALLGEHPAGRLLETSAGAMPLDDYLVTRVVELVVHTDDLNAAVPGLAVPYDRQALAATTRLLADALAVKAPGGSTEVRVPPYAVVQCVAGPRHTRGTPPNVVETDPLTWIRLATGRLAWADAVAGARVAASGERADLGGLLPLLG; from the coding sequence ATGCCAACAGCCAGGAAGCGTGCGCGTGTTTACGACCCCGCCAGGACGCGGGCCGCCGTCTTCGCCCAGCTCGGCAACGTACGGGAGGCCGTGCGCGGGCTGGACGAGGAGCGGCTCGGGCTGCCCAGCCGGCTCGGGGAGTGGACCGTGCGGGAGCTGGTCGCGCACATCGGGATGGGCGTCACCGCCGTGCTGCGGGCCGCCGCCCTGCCGGCGCCGCCCAAGCAGGACGTCCAGGTGGTCGACTGGACCTTCGCCGCCTCCGCCAACGCCGCCGCGATCGACGGCTTCACGCGCAGGCTCGCCGGGGAGCACCCGGACCTCGACGCCTACCTCGCCGAGGCCGAGGACGGCCTGCGCGCCCTGCTCGGCGAACACCCCGCCGGCCGGCTGCTGGAGACCAGCGCGGGCGCCATGCCGCTGGACGACTACCTGGTCACCCGTGTCGTCGAACTCGTCGTCCACACCGACGACCTGAACGCAGCCGTCCCGGGCCTCGCCGTGCCGTACGACCGGCAGGCCCTGGCCGCTACCACCCGGCTGCTCGCCGACGCGCTCGCGGTCAAGGCGCCCGGCGGCTCCACCGAGGTGCGCGTGCCGCCGTATGCCGTCGTGCAGTGCGTGGCGGGCCCCCGGCACACCCGTGGCACCCCGCCCAACGTCGTGGAGACCGACCCGCTGACCTGGATCCGGCTCGCCACCGGCCGTCTGGCCTGGGCGGACGCGGTGGCCGGCGCGCGGGTCGCCGCCAGCGGGGAGCGGGCCGATCTCGGCGGGCTGCTGCCGCTGCTCGGATAG
- a CDS encoding histone-like nucleoid-structuring protein Lsr2 encodes MAQKVVVTLFDDIDGSEAAETIAFGLDGKSYEIDLNETNAEKLRKALAPYVEAGRKRSRSGKAYKQTEVAPDPAAVRAWAQANKMDVPARGRIPKKVYEAFTAAQ; translated from the coding sequence GTGGCGCAAAAGGTCGTGGTCACTCTCTTTGACGACATCGACGGCTCGGAAGCGGCGGAAACGATCGCCTTCGGACTCGACGGCAAGTCGTACGAGATCGACCTGAACGAAACCAACGCCGAGAAACTGCGCAAGGCGCTCGCACCGTACGTCGAGGCCGGCCGCAAGCGGTCGCGCTCCGGCAAGGCGTACAAGCAGACGGAGGTCGCCCCCGACCCGGCGGCCGTCCGCGCCTGGGCCCAGGCCAACAAGATGGACGTCCCGGCCCGCGGACGCATCCCGAAGAAGGTCTACGAGGCGTTCACCGCCGCCCAGTGA
- a CDS encoding ABC transporter ATP-binding protein → MDIDGHEHVIEVTDLRRVYGGGFEAVRGISFSVARGEIFALLGTNGAGKTSTVELLEGLAAPAGGRIRVLGHDPCRERAAVRPRTGVMLQEGGFPAELTVAETARMWADCTTGARPPAEVLERVGLQDKHAVRVKQLSGGERRRLDLALALLGDPEVLFLDEPTTGLDAEGRRDTWALVRALRDQGTTVLLTTHYLEEAEELADRLAILHEGRIAASGTPAEVTAGRPSRMSFELPPGHLPGDLPPLAALGVCDHEYDGRTVRLRTRELQRTATAVLAWAERAGVELRALDVRSASLEEAFLGIARERAEVAAA, encoded by the coding sequence ATGGACATCGACGGACACGAGCACGTGATCGAGGTCACCGACCTCAGGCGTGTCTACGGGGGCGGGTTCGAAGCCGTACGCGGAATCAGCTTCTCCGTGGCACGCGGGGAGATCTTCGCCCTGCTGGGCACCAACGGCGCCGGGAAGACATCGACGGTCGAGCTGCTGGAGGGACTGGCCGCACCGGCCGGCGGCCGGATCCGGGTCCTCGGCCACGACCCCTGCCGCGAGCGGGCCGCCGTACGGCCGCGCACCGGCGTGATGCTCCAGGAAGGCGGCTTCCCCGCCGAACTGACCGTCGCGGAGACCGCCCGGATGTGGGCCGACTGCACCACCGGCGCCCGGCCCCCGGCCGAGGTGCTGGAACGGGTGGGACTCCAGGACAAGCACGCGGTACGGGTCAAGCAGCTGTCCGGCGGGGAGCGCCGGCGCCTCGACCTGGCGCTCGCCCTGCTCGGCGACCCGGAGGTGCTCTTCCTCGACGAGCCGACCACCGGACTGGACGCCGAGGGCCGCCGGGACACCTGGGCACTGGTGCGCGCGCTGCGGGACCAGGGCACCACCGTGCTGCTCACCACGCACTACCTGGAAGAGGCCGAGGAGCTGGCCGACCGGCTCGCCATCCTGCACGAGGGCCGGATCGCCGCCTCGGGGACACCGGCCGAGGTCACCGCCGGCCGCCCGTCCCGGATGTCCTTCGAACTGCCGCCGGGCCACCTCCCCGGCGATCTGCCGCCCCTGGCCGCCCTCGGCGTCTGCGACCACGAGTACGACGGCCGGACCGTCCGGCTGCGCACCCGCGAACTCCAGCGGACCGCCACCGCCGTCCTCGCCTGGGCCGAGCGGGCCGGTGTCGAACTGCGCGCGCTGGACGTGCGCTCGGCCTCGCTGGAGGAGGCATTCCTCGGGATCGCCCGGGAGCGGGCGGAGGTGGCGGCGGCATGA
- the purL gene encoding phosphoribosylformylglycinamidine synthase subunit PurL, whose protein sequence is MSRTPLDTVEHAAATPDVELPWAELGLKKDEYERVVEILGRRPTGAELAMYSVMWSEHCSYKSSKVHLRQFGEKAPQSDALLVGIGENAGVVDVGQGYAVTFKVESHNHPSYVEPYQGAATGVGGIVRDIIAMGARPVAVVDPLRFGAADHPDTKRVLPGVVAGIGGYGNCLGLPNIGGEVVFDACYQGNPLVNAGAIGVMRHEDIHLAKASGAGNKVILYGARTGGDGIGGASILASETFDDAKPSKRPAVQVGDPFQEKLLIECTLEAFREKLVVGIQDLGAAGLSCATSELASNGSGGMRVTLDDVPLRDSTLSPEEILMSESQERMCAVVEPDKVDRFLEICEKWDVIATVIGEVTDGDRLEIFWHGEKIVDVDPRTVAHDGPVYERPYARPDWQDALQADDANKLPRPETSEELRDQVLKLVASPNQASKKWVTQQYDHFVQGNTVLAQPEDSGMIRVDDETGLGVAIATDGNGRYAKLDPYTGAQLALAEAYRNVATTGAKPLAVSDCLNFGSPEDPAVMWQFAEAVRGLADGCRQLGTPVTGGNVSLYNQTGEAAIHPTPVVAVLGVIDDVARRTPVAFQEEGQLIYLLGDTREEFGGSAWSQVIHDHLGGLPPAVDLERERLLAEILISASRDGMIDSAHDLSDGGLIQAVVESALLGGIGARLVVPDGLDAFTFLLSESAGRAVVAVPRSEEIRFTDMCGARGLPATRIGVVDGDAVEIQGEFSLSLEDLRRAHEETIPALLA, encoded by the coding sequence ATGAGCCGGACGCCTCTGGACACGGTCGAGCACGCGGCCGCGACCCCCGACGTCGAGCTGCCCTGGGCCGAACTCGGCCTGAAGAAAGACGAGTACGAGCGGGTGGTGGAGATCCTCGGCCGCCGCCCGACCGGCGCCGAGCTGGCCATGTACTCGGTCATGTGGTCCGAGCACTGCTCGTACAAGTCCTCCAAGGTCCACCTGCGCCAGTTCGGCGAGAAGGCGCCGCAGAGCGACGCGCTGCTGGTGGGCATCGGCGAGAACGCCGGCGTGGTCGACGTCGGCCAGGGTTACGCCGTGACGTTCAAGGTCGAGTCGCACAACCACCCGTCGTACGTCGAGCCCTACCAGGGCGCGGCCACCGGCGTCGGCGGCATCGTCCGCGACATCATCGCGATGGGCGCCCGCCCGGTCGCGGTCGTGGACCCGCTGCGCTTCGGCGCCGCCGACCACCCCGACACCAAGCGCGTCCTGCCGGGCGTGGTCGCGGGCATCGGCGGCTACGGCAACTGCCTGGGCCTGCCCAACATCGGCGGCGAGGTCGTCTTCGACGCCTGCTACCAGGGCAACCCGCTGGTCAACGCCGGTGCCATCGGTGTGATGCGGCACGAGGACATCCACCTGGCCAAGGCGTCCGGCGCGGGCAACAAGGTCATCCTCTACGGCGCCCGGACCGGCGGCGACGGCATCGGCGGCGCCTCCATCCTGGCCTCCGAGACCTTCGACGACGCCAAGCCCTCCAAGCGTCCCGCCGTCCAGGTCGGCGACCCCTTCCAGGAGAAGCTGCTCATCGAGTGCACCCTGGAGGCGTTCCGGGAGAAGCTGGTCGTCGGCATCCAGGACCTCGGCGCGGCCGGCCTGTCCTGCGCGACGAGCGAGCTGGCGTCGAACGGCTCCGGCGGCATGCGCGTGACGCTGGACGACGTGCCGCTGCGCGACTCGACCCTGTCTCCTGAGGAGATCCTCATGAGCGAGTCGCAGGAGCGCATGTGCGCGGTCGTGGAGCCGGACAAGGTCGACCGCTTCCTGGAGATCTGCGAGAAGTGGGACGTCATCGCCACCGTCATCGGTGAGGTGACCGACGGCGACCGGCTGGAGATCTTCTGGCACGGCGAGAAGATCGTGGACGTCGACCCGCGCACGGTCGCGCACGACGGCCCGGTCTACGAACGTCCCTACGCCCGCCCCGACTGGCAGGACGCCCTCCAGGCGGACGACGCCAACAAGCTGCCCCGCCCGGAGACGAGCGAGGAGCTGAGGGACCAGGTCCTGAAGCTGGTGGCGTCGCCGAACCAGGCGTCGAAGAAGTGGGTCACGCAGCAGTACGACCACTTCGTGCAGGGCAACACCGTGCTGGCGCAGCCGGAGGACTCCGGCATGATCCGTGTCGACGACGAGACCGGTCTCGGTGTCGCGATCGCGACGGACGGCAACGGCCGGTACGCCAAGCTGGACCCGTACACGGGCGCGCAGCTGGCCCTCGCCGAGGCGTACCGGAACGTCGCCACCACGGGTGCCAAGCCGCTGGCGGTCTCCGACTGCCTGAACTTCGGCTCGCCCGAGGACCCGGCGGTGATGTGGCAGTTCGCCGAGGCGGTACGCGGTCTGGCGGACGGCTGCCGGCAGCTGGGCACCCCGGTGACCGGCGGCAACGTCTCGCTGTACAACCAGACCGGCGAGGCGGCGATCCACCCGACCCCGGTCGTCGCCGTCCTCGGCGTGATCGACGACGTGGCCCGCCGCACCCCGGTCGCCTTCCAGGAGGAGGGCCAGCTGATCTACCTCCTCGGCGACACCCGCGAGGAGTTCGGCGGCTCGGCCTGGTCCCAGGTGATCCACGACCACCTCGGCGGCCTGCCTCCGGCGGTGGACCTGGAGCGGGAGCGGCTGCTGGCCGAGATCCTGATCTCCGCCTCCCGCGACGGCATGATCGACTCCGCGCACGACCTGTCCGACGGCGGTCTGATCCAGGCGGTCGTGGAGTCGGCGCTGCTCGGCGGCATCGGCGCCCGCCTGGTCGTCCCCGACGGCCTGGACGCCTTCACCTTCCTCCTCTCGGAGTCGGCCGGCCGCGCCGTCGTCGCCGTCCCGCGCTCGGAGGAGATCCGCTTCACCGACATGTGCGGCGCCCGCGGCCTGCCGGCCACCCGCATCGGCGTGGTGGACGGCGACGCGGTGGAGATCCAGGGCGAGTTCTCCCTCTCCCTGGAGGACCTCCGCAGGGCCCACGAGGAGACGATCCCGGCGCTGCTGGCGTAA
- a CDS encoding META domain-containing protein, translating into MKRHKKWLGLLMVPLMAGCGAGKADSGAMGVSASVTGVEWRVESVTAGGDTLGAPAGGSPRLTIGTDGSASGDLGCNRFSARVSVHGDRITFGALRTTKMACDPARTRFERALTRVLDRQTVTGTVEHGKLTLTSGHGDLVRLGRGAPE; encoded by the coding sequence ATGAAACGGCACAAGAAGTGGCTCGGGCTGCTGATGGTTCCCCTGATGGCCGGCTGTGGTGCCGGGAAGGCGGACAGTGGTGCGATGGGCGTGAGCGCGTCGGTGACCGGCGTGGAGTGGCGGGTCGAGAGCGTCACGGCCGGCGGTGACACCCTCGGCGCCCCCGCCGGCGGCTCCCCGCGCCTGACGATCGGCACCGACGGCAGCGCGTCCGGCGACCTCGGCTGCAACCGGTTCAGCGCCCGCGTCAGCGTGCACGGGGACCGGATCACCTTCGGGGCGCTGCGCACCACCAAGATGGCCTGCGATCCCGCGCGGACGCGCTTCGAGCGCGCGCTCACCCGGGTGCTCGACCGGCAGACGGTCACCGGTACGGTCGAGCACGGCAAGCTCACCCTCACCAGCGGTCACGGTGACCTCGTGCGGCTCGGCCGCGGCGCGCCCGAATGA